A single genomic interval of Burkholderia cepacia ATCC 25416 harbors:
- a CDS encoding gamma-glutamylcyclotransferase yields the protein MRNAATLSPAYPPSIGDGRLLTEDELAASLAHTMRDWDGRQDLWLFGYGSLIWNPGLPTVAAIRGKVHGYHRGLYLWSRVNRGTPERPGLVLALDRGGSCSGIAFRLAGPTAQPHLETLWKREMPMGSYRPAWLPCSLENGERVNALAFVMRREAPTYTGKLSDPVVKEVFSCAAGRYGTTLDYVSRTVDALRASGIPDRALEGLLARCR from the coding sequence ATGCGCAACGCCGCGACGCTCTCGCCCGCCTACCCGCCGTCGATCGGCGACGGGCGCCTGCTGACGGAAGACGAACTCGCGGCGTCGCTCGCGCACACGATGCGCGACTGGGACGGCCGCCAGGATCTGTGGCTGTTCGGCTATGGCTCGCTGATCTGGAACCCGGGGCTGCCGACCGTCGCAGCCATACGCGGCAAGGTGCACGGCTATCATCGCGGGCTCTACCTGTGGTCGCGCGTGAACCGCGGCACACCCGAACGCCCCGGCCTCGTGCTCGCGCTCGATCGCGGCGGCTCGTGCTCGGGCATCGCGTTCCGGCTCGCCGGCCCGACCGCGCAACCGCACCTCGAAACGTTGTGGAAACGCGAGATGCCGATGGGTTCGTACCGGCCCGCGTGGCTGCCGTGCTCGCTCGAGAACGGCGAGCGCGTGAACGCACTCGCGTTCGTGATGCGCCGCGAAGCGCCGACCTATACGGGCAAGCTGTCCGACCCCGTCGTCAAGGAAGTGTTCAGTTGCGCGGCCGGCCGCTACGGCACGACGCTCGACTACGTCAGCCGCACGGTCGACGCGCTGCGCGCGAGCGGCATCCCCGATCGCGCGCTGGAAGGGCTGCTCGCGCGATGCCGGTGA
- a CDS encoding HlyC/CorC family transporter, producing the protein MNDSYPSRKPTDKPQEKRSLLERLTDFISPEPESRGELLEILQDAHERNLIDADSLSMIEGVFQVSDLCARDIMVPRAQMDAINIADKPEDFIPFVLEKAHSRYPVYEENRDNVIGVLLAKDLLRFYAEEEFDVRGMLRPAVFIPESKRLNVLLHDFRVNRNHLAIVVDEYGGVAGLITIEDVLEQIVGDIEDEYDFDEEAGNIISGPDGRYRVRALTEIEQFNETFGTDFPDDEVDTIGGLITHHFGRVPHRGEKLQLGNLVFEIQRGDARQVHVLLVRRNPLASRRAETSHED; encoded by the coding sequence ATGAACGATTCGTATCCCAGTCGTAAGCCAACCGACAAACCGCAAGAAAAGCGCTCGCTGCTCGAGCGCCTGACCGACTTCATCTCGCCCGAGCCCGAATCCCGCGGCGAGCTGCTGGAAATCCTCCAGGACGCCCACGAACGCAACCTGATCGACGCCGATTCGCTGTCGATGATCGAAGGCGTGTTCCAGGTGTCCGACCTGTGCGCGCGCGACATCATGGTGCCGCGCGCACAGATGGACGCGATCAACATCGCCGACAAGCCCGAGGATTTCATCCCGTTCGTCCTCGAAAAGGCGCACTCGCGCTACCCCGTGTACGAGGAGAACCGCGACAACGTCATTGGCGTGCTGCTCGCGAAGGACCTGCTGCGTTTCTATGCCGAAGAGGAATTCGACGTGCGCGGGATGCTGCGCCCGGCCGTGTTCATTCCCGAATCGAAGCGCCTGAACGTGCTGCTGCACGACTTCCGCGTGAACCGCAACCACCTCGCGATCGTCGTCGACGAATACGGCGGCGTCGCGGGCCTGATCACGATCGAGGACGTGCTCGAGCAGATCGTCGGCGACATCGAGGACGAATACGATTTCGACGAGGAAGCCGGCAACATCATCTCGGGGCCCGACGGCCGCTACCGCGTGCGTGCGCTCACCGAGATCGAACAGTTCAACGAGACGTTCGGCACCGATTTCCCGGATGACGAAGTCGATACGATCGGCGGGCTGATCACGCATCATTTCGGCCGCGTCCCGCATCGCGGCGAGAAGCTGCAGCTCGGCAACCTCGTGTTCGAGATCCAGCGCGGCGATGCGCGCCAGGTCCACGTGCTGCTGGTGCGCCGCAACCCGCTCGCCAGCCGTCGCGCCGAAACCTCGCACGAGGACTGA